The following are from one region of the bacterium genome:
- a CDS encoding DNA gyrase modulator, whose amino-acid sequence MALGRWERVLDEALLRAHRAGARRAEAFCAAGASRTVEYTDRGLETYRGSEAAGVGLRVFLGRRAGFSCGQDFSGAGLERLARRAVEAARLADLPAFPTPRARASASDLAILDAAGLGATVADDRDRLEAVLAQALAFDEAVRRVKTVSLRSARREVLVRSSAGTAAGYARSSFALAAGVVAERGGESEMGWESDVASARDALA is encoded by the coding sequence GTGGCTCTGGGACGGTGGGAGCGGGTCCTCGACGAGGCGCTGCTGCGCGCGCACCGGGCGGGCGCCCGCCGCGCCGAGGCGTTCTGCGCCGCGGGCGCCTCCCGCACGGTCGAATACACCGACCGGGGGCTCGAGACGTACCGCGGCTCGGAGGCCGCCGGCGTGGGCCTGCGGGTGTTTCTCGGGCGCCGCGCCGGCTTCTCATGCGGGCAGGACTTCAGCGGCGCGGGACTCGAGCGGCTGGCGCGGCGTGCGGTCGAGGCTGCGCGGCTGGCCGACCTCCCGGCGTTCCCGACCCCTCGGGCGCGGGCCTCGGCGTCGGACCTGGCGATCCTCGACGCGGCGGGGCTTGGCGCCACCGTCGCCGACGACCGCGATCGCCTCGAGGCCGTGCTCGCGCAGGCCCTGGCGTTCGACGAGGCGGTGCGGCGGGTCAAGACGGTGAGCCTGCGCTCCGCGCGGCGCGAGGTGCTGGTGCGCTCGAGCGCCGGGACGGCGGCCGGCTACGCCCGCAGCTCGTTCGCCCTTGCCGCCGGCGTCGTCGCCGAGCGCGGCGGCGAGTCGGAGATGGGCTGGGAGTCCGACGTGGCGAGCGCCCGCGACGCCCTCGC
- a CDS encoding NAD(P)H-dependent glycerol-3-phosphate dehydrogenase codes for MTPQRVAVVGAGSWGTALAAHLAACGHAVELWAYEPEVAAGVNKERENSVFLPGVHLPAGIHASADLAQALAGATVALFVTPSHVARPTLRAARAHLPAGAPVLVATKGLETDTLETMAEVFAGELGATGRHELAFVSGPSFAREVAAGLPTAVTVASRDAATARTAQELLSSGSLRAYTTDDVVGVEIGGALKNVVAIAAGIGDGLGLGHNARSALITRGLAEMARLGIALGARPATFAGLAGLGDLVLTCTGDLSRNRSLGMALAAGRTLQEIQAATRTVAEGVRTTQAAVRLAARAGVEMPIAAQVHRVLFEGASPRAALHELMTRSLKDESA; via the coding sequence ATGACACCGCAACGCGTCGCCGTCGTCGGGGCGGGGAGCTGGGGCACCGCGCTCGCCGCGCATCTCGCCGCCTGCGGGCACGCGGTCGAGCTCTGGGCGTACGAGCCGGAGGTCGCGGCGGGTGTCAACAAGGAGCGGGAGAACAGCGTCTTCCTCCCGGGTGTGCACCTGCCTGCGGGCATCCACGCGTCGGCCGATCTCGCGCAGGCGCTGGCCGGGGCCACGGTCGCGCTGTTCGTCACCCCCTCGCACGTCGCGCGGCCGACGCTGCGCGCGGCCCGCGCCCACCTGCCGGCGGGCGCGCCCGTGCTCGTCGCCACCAAGGGCCTCGAGACCGACACGCTCGAGACGATGGCCGAGGTCTTCGCCGGCGAGCTGGGCGCGACGGGACGCCACGAGCTGGCCTTCGTCTCCGGCCCGAGCTTCGCCCGCGAGGTCGCGGCCGGCCTGCCCACGGCCGTGACCGTGGCGAGCCGCGACGCGGCGACCGCGCGCACGGCGCAGGAGCTGCTCAGCAGCGGCAGCCTCCGCGCCTACACCACGGACGACGTCGTCGGCGTCGAGATCGGCGGCGCGCTCAAGAACGTGGTGGCCATCGCCGCCGGAATCGGCGACGGTCTCGGCCTCGGGCACAACGCCCGCTCGGCCCTCATCACGCGCGGGCTCGCCGAGATGGCGCGGCTGGGCATCGCCCTCGGCGCCCGCCCGGCGACCTTCGCGGGGCTCGCGGGCCTCGGCGACCTCGTGCTGACCTGCACCGGTGATCTCTCGCGCAACCGCTCGCTGGGCATGGCGCTCGCGGCCGGCCGCACCCTGCAGGAGATCCAGGCCGCGACGCGGACCGTCGCCGAGGGGGTGCGCACCACGCAGGCGGCCGTCCGGCTCGCCGCCCGCGCCGGCGTCGAGATGCCGATTGCGGCGCAGGTGCACCGCGTGCTCTTCGAGGGCGCCTCCCCGCGGGCGGCGCTGCACGAGCTGATGACCCGCTCGCTCAAGGACGAGAGCGCCTAG